The Sphingobium sp. BYY-5 genome includes a window with the following:
- a CDS encoding lipopolysaccharide biosynthesis protein: protein MKHWFSDGVFRTIVRNASYLGSGKLLGALLGLIALACAGRGMTPALFGTLVLIHSYANGVGALAKFQTWQFIVRYGAPALARGDENELRDVTGFAFGLDLASGLAGMAGGIILLPLLAQWVGIGHDDIGLALLYCTLIPTMTAATPTGILRVLDRFDQIAVQQIVTPLLRAIGAIIAYFGHFGFPGFVLTWYVADLAGDLCLWFMAVQELRRRNIRHALRPGLFGPASRLKGAWDFVWTTNIAHSIWAAWGPVSNLIVGAMLGPASAGLFKIAATFFDSASKPADLLSRSFYPEIMRLDPTSRHPWQLAIRSAIISGGMGFAILLLVMLGGAPLIGLVFGQRYIEAYDLLQLMTVSLIVSMASFPLESLLYMAGRQRAALVAEGAAALGYAVLLFVLIHMFGIAGAGLAYVAGVSLKTLTMLMPTIWAYRDRGSLSHIMTREAHG, encoded by the coding sequence ATGAAACACTGGTTCTCTGATGGCGTATTCCGGACGATCGTCCGCAATGCCTCCTATCTGGGGTCGGGCAAGCTGCTGGGTGCGTTGCTTGGCTTGATCGCGCTGGCCTGCGCTGGCCGTGGCATGACGCCCGCCCTATTCGGTACGCTGGTGTTGATCCATTCCTACGCCAATGGTGTCGGCGCGCTGGCGAAGTTTCAGACCTGGCAGTTCATCGTGCGCTATGGCGCGCCCGCCCTGGCCCGCGGCGACGAGAATGAATTGCGGGATGTCACGGGTTTTGCCTTTGGGCTGGACCTTGCCAGCGGCCTGGCCGGAATGGCCGGTGGCATCATCCTGCTGCCGCTCCTCGCGCAATGGGTGGGCATCGGCCACGACGATATCGGCCTGGCGCTTCTCTACTGCACGCTGATCCCAACGATGACAGCCGCCACGCCAACCGGCATATTGCGCGTGCTCGACCGTTTCGACCAGATCGCAGTGCAGCAGATCGTGACGCCCCTGCTGCGCGCGATCGGCGCGATCATCGCCTATTTCGGACATTTCGGTTTTCCCGGCTTCGTGCTGACCTGGTACGTCGCCGACCTGGCCGGAGACCTGTGCCTATGGTTCATGGCCGTGCAGGAACTGCGTCGCAGAAATATTCGCCATGCGTTGCGCCCCGGTCTGTTTGGCCCGGCCAGCCGACTGAAGGGAGCCTGGGACTTCGTGTGGACGACCAACATCGCCCATTCGATCTGGGCGGCGTGGGGTCCGGTCAGCAACCTGATCGTCGGCGCCATGCTGGGGCCGGCCAGCGCAGGGCTGTTCAAGATTGCGGCGACCTTCTTCGATTCCGCCAGCAAGCCCGCCGACCTTCTGTCGCGCAGCTTTTATCCTGAGATCATGCGCCTTGACCCGACCAGTCGCCACCCCTGGCAACTCGCCATTCGCAGCGCCATCATTTCCGGAGGCATGGGTTTTGCGATCCTGCTTCTGGTCATGTTGGGCGGTGCGCCGTTGATCGGCCTAGTCTTTGGCCAGCGTTATATAGAAGCCTATGATCTGTTGCAGCTCATGACCGTGTCGTTGATCGTCAGCATGGCCAGCTTCCCGCTCGAATCCCTGCTCTACATGGCCGGACGCCAGCGGGCCGCACTGGTGGCCGAAGGGGCCGCTGCGCTGGGCTATGCCGTGCTGCTGTTCGTTCTCATCCATATGTTCGGCATTGCCGGCGCGGGCCTGGCCTATGTCGCAGGGGTCAGTCTAAAGACGCTGACCATGCTGATGCCGACCATCTGGGCCTATCGCGACCGCGGCAGCCTTTCGCATATCATGACCAGGGAGGCGCATGGATGA
- a CDS encoding acylase, producing MRHMTIWLAALAASTAMTASVAAPSTKWGGGEILWDSFGVPHIYARTEEGGFYGFGYAQAQSHGDLLLRIYGESRARAAEYWGEKYEAQDKWLVANDVPERSILWFKQQTPQMRKNLDAFAAGVNAYAAAHPDRIAPEVKVVLPLSGVDIIAHAQRLMNFGYIASDRKVLADPSINEAGGSNAWAVAPSRSASGKAMLLANPHLPWAPSQLTYYEAQINSPGLAIYGATQVGLPVLRFGFNNDLGFTNTVNTMQGFTSYKLALEGDGYRFDGKILPFKSVTKSYRVKQADGSVKTVSFVQKSTVHGPVFTLPDGKTSIALKVAGLDRPGVLEQYLDMGKAHDWTGFEKALRKMQVVMFNIIYADRAGHILYLDNGLLPKHAGGDLKYWSAPVPGDTSATLWKDVHSYDDMPKVLDPASGFVQNANDPPWLATWPRILDPKAFPAYVAPVGPMSQRAQMSVKLMTKTDKIGFDDFIARKLTTTSLMAERILPDLLAAAAGSTDADVQTAVTLLRGWDHRFEPDSRAALLFETWALLFSPKNFTDQSNYAVKWTLDDPLETPRGLKDPVAAVTLLKQAIARTKDLYGAVDRPYGEVSRFHIGDVSVPANGGFGNTGVFRTITWSPMKNGERTPVHGETWVSMVEFSTPMKAVGLMSYGNSSQPGSRHNSDQLQLLADKKFRTLWITRADVERHVEEKIGF from the coding sequence GCCATATGACGATCTGGCTGGCGGCGCTTGCCGCATCCACGGCGATGACGGCCTCGGTCGCCGCTCCCTCGACCAAATGGGGCGGCGGCGAGATATTGTGGGACAGCTTCGGCGTGCCGCATATCTACGCCAGGACGGAAGAAGGTGGCTTTTACGGCTTCGGCTATGCCCAGGCCCAAAGCCACGGCGATCTGCTGTTGCGCATATATGGTGAGAGCCGCGCCCGTGCCGCGGAATATTGGGGCGAGAAATATGAGGCGCAGGACAAATGGCTCGTCGCCAACGACGTGCCCGAACGGTCCATCCTGTGGTTCAAGCAGCAGACGCCGCAGATGCGGAAAAATCTGGATGCCTTCGCCGCTGGCGTGAACGCCTATGCGGCCGCGCATCCCGACAGGATCGCGCCGGAGGTCAAGGTCGTGCTGCCACTGTCCGGCGTCGACATCATCGCCCATGCGCAGCGGTTGATGAACTTCGGCTATATCGCGTCCGACCGGAAGGTGCTGGCCGACCCGTCGATCAACGAAGCGGGCGGGTCCAACGCCTGGGCGGTCGCGCCCTCCCGCTCAGCCAGCGGCAAGGCGATGCTGCTCGCCAATCCGCATCTGCCCTGGGCGCCCAGCCAGCTCACTTATTATGAAGCGCAGATCAATTCGCCGGGCCTTGCCATCTATGGCGCGACCCAGGTCGGCCTGCCGGTGTTGCGCTTCGGCTTCAACAATGATCTGGGCTTCACCAACACCGTCAACACCATGCAAGGCTTCACCAGCTACAAGCTCGCGCTGGAGGGCGACGGCTATCGCTTCGACGGCAAGATTCTGCCGTTCAAGTCGGTCACGAAAAGCTACAGGGTGAAACAGGCCGATGGATCGGTGAAGACGGTCAGCTTCGTGCAGAAGAGCACGGTCCACGGTCCCGTCTTCACCCTGCCGGACGGCAAGACCAGCATCGCGCTCAAGGTGGCCGGGCTGGATCGGCCGGGCGTGCTGGAACAATATCTGGACATGGGCAAGGCGCATGACTGGACCGGGTTCGAAAAGGCGTTGCGCAAGATGCAGGTGGTGATGTTCAACATCATCTATGCCGACCGCGCGGGACATATCCTCTATCTCGACAATGGCCTGCTGCCCAAACATGCGGGCGGCGACCTCAAATATTGGTCGGCGCCGGTGCCGGGCGATACGTCGGCGACGCTGTGGAAGGATGTCCACAGCTATGACGACATGCCCAAGGTGCTCGATCCCGCCAGCGGCTTCGTCCAGAACGCCAACGACCCGCCATGGCTGGCCACCTGGCCGCGCATACTCGATCCCAAGGCCTTCCCCGCCTATGTCGCGCCCGTCGGGCCGATGAGCCAGCGCGCGCAGATGTCGGTCAAGCTGATGACGAAGACCGACAAGATCGGCTTCGACGATTTTATCGCGCGCAAGTTGACGACGACATCGCTGATGGCGGAACGGATATTGCCCGACCTGCTGGCTGCGGCCGCTGGCTCCACCGATGCCGATGTACAGACCGCCGTGACGCTGCTCAGGGGCTGGGACCATCGTTTCGAACCGGACAGCCGCGCAGCCCTGTTGTTCGAAACCTGGGCATTGCTCTTCTCTCCGAAAAACTTCACAGACCAGTCCAACTATGCCGTCAAATGGACGCTGGACGATCCGCTGGAAACGCCGCGCGGCCTGAAGGACCCGGTCGCCGCCGTCACCCTACTGAAGCAGGCCATCGCCAGAACGAAGGACCTTTATGGCGCGGTCGACCGCCCCTATGGGGAGGTATCGCGCTTCCACATTGGCGACGTCAGCGTGCCCGCCAATGGCGGCTTCGGCAATACCGGCGTGTTCCGGACGATCACCTGGAGTCCGATGAAGAATGGCGAGCGCACACCTGTCCATGGCGAGACCTGGGTGTCGATGGTCGAATTTAGCACGCCGATGAAGGCGGTCGGCCTGATGAGCTACGGCAACAGCAGTCAGCCGGGATCACGGCATAATAGCGATCAGTTGCAGCTACTGGCCGACAAGAAGTTCCGCACGCTCTGGATCACCCGCGCGGATGTGGAACGGCATGTTGAGGAGAAGATAGGCTTTTAG